Within the Bacteroidales bacterium genome, the region ACTTTGGATTTTTATCCGTTGATCCTGATACCGGAGAGAATTTATTTGGTGCAGGTGCTGTTTTAATGATTATAGGCTGGATGATTTTAGGAATTTTAGGCTCTTATGGAGTTGCTTGGTTTGGTATTCGTATGAATACTTTAGCAAACTCTCGTATGGCTTTTGCTTCCCTTGAAAGAAAACCAATCAAATTATTAAATATTCCTCTGAATGCAGGAATGAGTATAGGTGTTGTCCTAATCTCTTTAGAGCTTACCATGATGCTCATTATTTTAATGTTTGTTCCCGGTGAGTATGCCGGTGCCAGCTTTATTGGTTTTGCCATTGGTGAATCTCTTGGTGCTTCGGCTTTACGTATTGCCGGCGGTATCTTTACTAAAATTGCTGATATTGGTTCAGATTTAATGAAAGTAATCTTCAAAATTGGCGAAGATGATCCTCGTAATCCCGGTACTATTGCCGATTGTGTTGGTGATAACGCCGGTGATTCTGTTGGACCTACTGCCGATGGTTTTGAAACTTATGGTGTAACAGGTGTTGCATTAATCTCTTTTATACTTTTAGCTATTACTAATAATCCGCATTTACAAACACAATTGTTAGTGTGGATTTTTGTTATGCGTATTTTAATGATTATTACCTCTATTGTTTCTTTTTGGGTTAATGGAGCCATAACAAAAGCAAAATACAATGATGTTGATGATTTGGATTTTGAAAAGCCTTTAACTTCTTTGGTTTGGATTACCTCAATATTTTCTATAGGTGTTACTTTCCTTGCCAGTTATTTTTTGATTTCAGATTTACCAAATGATTTGTGGATTAGTTTATCTGTAATTATCAGTGCAGGTACATTAGGTGCAGCCTTAATTCCTGAGTTTACAAAACTGTTTACCAGTCCTAAGTCAATCCACGTAAAAGAAGTTGTTGAAGCTTCTAAAGAAGGTGGAGCTTCCTTAAATATTCTTTCAGGTTTAGTAGCCGGTAATTTTAGCGCGTTTTGGCAAGGTATGGTATTTTTCTTCTTGATGTTTATTGCTTATTTTGCTTCCACTTTTGGTTTGGGAGATATGATGATTTATCCATCTATTTTTGCTTTTGGTTTGGTTGCTTTTGGTATGTTGGGTATGGGTCCTGTAACTAT harbors:
- a CDS encoding sodium-translocating pyrophosphatase gives rise to the protein FGFLSVDPDTGENLFGAGAVLMIIGWMILGILGSYGVAWFGIRMNTLANSRMAFASLERKPIKLLNIPLNAGMSIGVVLISLELTMMLIILMFVPGEYAGASFIGFAIGESLGASALRIAGGIFTKIADIGSDLMKVIFKIGEDDPRNPGTIADCVGDNAGDSVGPTADGFETYGVTGVALISFILLAITNNPHLQTQLLVWIFVMRILMIITSIVSFWVNGAITKAKYNDVDDLDFEKPLTSLVWITSIFSIGVTFLASYFLISDLPNDLWISLSVIISAGTLGAALIPEFTKLFTSPKSIHVKEVVEASKEGGASLNILSGLVAGNFSAFWQGMVFFFLMFIAYFASTFGLGDMMIYPSIFAFGLVAFGMLGMGPVTIAVDSYGPVTDNAQSIYELSLIEENREAVTAEIEKDFGFTPDFEKSKYYLEANDGAGNTFKATAKPVLIGTAVVGSTTMIFALILTIQHTLGVEPSSVLNLLNPYTIFGFLLGGAVIYWFSGASIQAVTTGASRATAFIKDNINLDPNAPKKADIKTSKAVVQICTQYAQKGMLNIFIAVFSFSLAFAFLSAPTENSVLPVSLFISYLLSIAFFGLYQAIFMANAGGAWDNAKKIIEVDMKEKGTPLHDASVVGDTVGDPFKDTSSVALNPVIKFSTLFGLLAMEIAISPAFTGIAIYLGLAFLAVALYFVYRSFYKMRINN